A portion of the Candidatus Pristimantibacillus lignocellulolyticus genome contains these proteins:
- a CDS encoding MarR family transcriptional regulator, with the protein MHNNKLLNNWLSFTDIQTTINNKLETELQNRYNLSLKEFYVLYFLSQTSEKKLRLQQLQEMVGLSQSAISRLVGRMEAKNCGALQRSICEDDRRGIYTRLTEYGEEKCEKALVTVNEIFKEIQLQDGFQKELQSIVQQFQSQE; encoded by the coding sequence ATGCATAATAACAAACTTCTGAATAATTGGTTGTCTTTCACAGATATCCAAACTACCATTAACAATAAATTAGAGACTGAGTTACAAAATAGATACAACTTATCATTAAAAGAATTTTACGTTCTTTATTTTTTATCTCAAACTAGTGAAAAAAAATTAAGACTTCAGCAATTGCAAGAAATGGTAGGTCTAAGTCAAAGTGCAATATCCAGATTGGTAGGCAGGATGGAAGCCAAAAATTGTGGTGCTTTGCAGCGAAGCATCTGTGAAGATGATCGACGAGGCATATATACTCGTTTAACGGAGTACGGCGAGGAAAAATGTGAAAAGGCATTAGTTACGGTAAACGAAATTTTTAAAGAAATTCAATTACAAGATGGATTTCAAAAGGAACTTCAATCAATAGTCCAACAATTTCAAAGCCAAGAATAA
- a CDS encoding glycoside hydrolase family 11 protein, with the protein MKQKRIRLFLTLLLCLALTIPAVIVQAATTINSNQTGTQDGYDYELWKDSGTTSMTLNSGGAFSAQWSNINNALFRKGKKFDSTKTHAQLGNISINYNATFNPGGNSYLCVYGWTKDPLVEYYIVDNWGTYRPTGTLKGSISIDGGTYDIYETTRTNQPSIIGTATFKQYWSVRTTKRSNGTISVSEHFKKWESLGMPMGKMYEVALTVEGYQSSGSADVTTNTLTIGGNSGGGTTPTPTPTPTPSTGIIKEAESMTKSGQYTGNISSPFTGVALYANNDSVKYTQNFTTGTHSFSLRGASNNSNMARVDLKIGGQLKGTFYYGGSNPAVYTINNVSHGTGNQEIELIVTADNGTWDAYIDYLEIQ; encoded by the coding sequence ATGAAACAAAAAAGAATAAGGTTATTTTTAACACTTTTACTTTGTTTAGCGCTTACAATCCCCGCAGTTATCGTACAGGCGGCAACTACGATTAACTCCAATCAAACTGGGACCCAAGATGGCTACGACTATGAGCTATGGAAGGATTCTGGAACAACAAGTATGACACTTAATAGTGGTGGAGCATTTAGTGCCCAGTGGAGTAACATCAATAATGCGTTATTCCGTAAAGGCAAGAAGTTCGACTCGACGAAAACACATGCACAGCTTGGAAACATATCAATAAACTACAATGCAACATTCAATCCAGGCGGAAATTCTTATCTATGTGTTTATGGTTGGACAAAGGACCCTCTAGTAGAATATTACATTGTCGACAACTGGGGCACATATCGTCCAACAGGCACACTAAAGGGTTCCATTTCGATAGACGGAGGGACATATGACATATATGAGACTACTAGAACTAATCAACCCTCAATTATAGGTACTGCAACATTCAAACAATATTGGAGTGTAAGAACAACTAAACGCTCAAATGGAACAATATCTGTCAGCGAACACTTTAAGAAGTGGGAAAGCTTAGGGATGCCAATGGGTAAGATGTATGAAGTTGCACTTACGGTAGAGGGCTATCAAAGTAGCGGGAGTGCTGATGTAACAACAAATACACTTACTATTGGTGGTAATTCCGGCGGCGGAACTACTCCAACACCTACACCAACTCCTACTCCAAGCACAGGAATCATAAAAGAAGCGGAGAGTATGACGAAAAGTGGGCAGTACACAGGTAATATTAGTTCGCCGTTCACTGGGGTTGCTTTATACGCTAACAATGATTCAGTGAAATACACACAAAATTTCACGACAGGTACCCACAGTTTTTCACTTCGAGGTGCTTCGAATAACTCAAATATGGCTAGAGTCGACTTGAAGATCGGTGGACAGTTGAAGGGTACCTTCTATTACGGAGGAAGTAATCCTGCAGTCTATACTATAAATAATGTCAGTCATGGAACTGGAAATCAAGAGATTGAACTCATTGTTACAGCTGATAATGGAACATGGGATGCTTACATTGATTATTTAGAAATACAGTAA
- a CDS encoding 4'-phosphopantetheinyl transferase superfamily protein: MMSVPTIYAVRMDNCSVQVNLERIERWSALVPVARAMRVARFRHWEDQWRSLSGNMIVNYVLREKYKLPVHQMIFTQNEYGKPILLGNEVQFNVSHSGVWTVAVFHSEAIGIDIEKMVKADLQLAQSMFTSTEYETLINLPEHERDRMFNMIWTAKESYIKALGKGLAIPLNSFSVVKTALNVSNFPIAVGTGLKGSGENDQVFCIQSVVESGELESNWKLHQVQLDPDYMLTTCTTSRNCHALIELDASQLN, encoded by the coding sequence ATGATGTCTGTTCCAACTATTTATGCTGTGCGAATGGATAATTGTTCGGTTCAAGTAAATCTTGAAAGAATTGAGCGCTGGTCTGCGCTTGTGCCAGTTGCACGAGCAATGCGGGTAGCACGTTTTCGGCATTGGGAGGATCAATGGCGATCACTTTCTGGAAACATGATAGTGAATTATGTACTGCGCGAGAAATACAAATTACCAGTTCATCAGATGATATTTACTCAAAACGAATACGGTAAGCCAATCTTACTTGGCAATGAAGTACAATTTAATGTCTCACATTCTGGTGTATGGACAGTGGCAGTTTTCCACTCAGAGGCAATCGGTATCGATATTGAGAAGATGGTCAAGGCGGATCTGCAGCTGGCACAGTCTATGTTCACCAGCACCGAATATGAAACATTAATTAATCTCCCTGAACATGAGCGCGATCGGATGTTTAATATGATCTGGACGGCCAAAGAAAGCTACATCAAAGCTTTAGGCAAGGGATTGGCCATACCGTTGAACTCGTTCAGTGTTGTTAAAACTGCTCTCAATGTTAGCAATTTTCCTATCGCTGTTGGAACTGGACTTAAAGGGAGCGGCGAGAATGATCAAGTTTTCTGTATACAATCGGTGGTAGAATCGGGGGAATTGGAAAGTAACTGGAAATTGCACCAGGTCCAGTTGGATCCAGACTATATGCTTACGACCTGCACAACATCGAGGAATTGCCATGCATTGATTGAGCTTGATGCTTCGCAACTCAATTAA
- a CDS encoding catalase: protein MDDERNVNENSKNEQLESFRVDDEGQFLTTNQGLKVSEDEFSLKAGDRGPTLMEDFHFREKLTHFDHERIPERVVHARGFAAHGVFELYENMKDFTRAKFLQDTSSKTPVFVRFSTVNGARGSSDTARDARGFATKFYTEEGNYDLVGNNIPVFFIQDAIKFPDLVHSFKPEPNNDIPQASTAHDTFWDFVANNQESAHMIMWIMSDRAIPRSFRMMEGFGVHTFRLVNEQGKAHFVKFHWKPLLGVHSLVWDESHLLAGIDPDFHRNDLWHAIENGFFPEYELGVQILDEQDEFNLGFDILDATKIWPEEIIPVKIIGKMTLNRNVDNFFAETEQVAFHLGNVVPGIDFTNDPLLQGRLFSYLDTQLIRLGGPNFHEIPINRPVVPFHNNQREGYHRQTINLGKVSYHRNSLAGNTPRPATPAEGGYETYQEKVEGRKIRARSDSFKDHFSQATLFWNSMSPTEKKHIIDAFSFELSNVKSDSVKQQVVDMFANVSLELTNSFAKIIGANPPTSGGSTVTQSSPALSMENTIFSPKTLTVAVIVTDGFNGPNLKFVLNRLTAEGIMPKIISEKIGVVEGTDGIGIKADYTFLTAKSVQFDSVYLVNASNDSQKFNQLAANFIDQAYSHYKPIGANAGVKNWMELNNFVGKPGVVIETDTEQFTTDLINAITKQRFWKRTVI from the coding sequence ATGGATGATGAGCGTAATGTAAATGAAAATAGTAAAAATGAACAACTTGAATCATTTCGAGTGGATGATGAAGGGCAGTTTCTAACTACTAACCAAGGGTTGAAAGTATCTGAGGATGAATTTTCGTTAAAAGCTGGTGATCGTGGACCAACTTTAATGGAAGATTTTCATTTCCGGGAAAAATTAACTCACTTTGACCATGAACGTATACCTGAAAGAGTTGTTCACGCACGTGGGTTTGCTGCACATGGAGTGTTCGAATTATATGAAAATATGAAGGATTTTACGAGAGCAAAATTTTTGCAAGATACTTCATCAAAAACTCCTGTTTTTGTTCGCTTTTCTACAGTGAATGGAGCCCGAGGTTCCTCAGATACAGCACGAGATGCAAGAGGGTTTGCTACGAAATTTTATACCGAAGAAGGGAATTACGACTTAGTAGGTAATAATATCCCCGTATTTTTCATTCAGGATGCAATTAAGTTCCCAGATCTAGTTCATTCATTTAAACCAGAACCTAATAATGATATACCACAAGCATCAACTGCACACGATACCTTCTGGGATTTTGTAGCGAACAACCAAGAATCTGCACATATGATTATGTGGATTATGTCTGATCGAGCGATACCAAGAAGTTTCCGAATGATGGAAGGCTTTGGTGTACATACGTTTAGATTAGTGAATGAACAAGGAAAGGCGCACTTTGTGAAATTCCACTGGAAGCCATTGTTAGGTGTGCATTCTCTAGTTTGGGATGAATCTCATTTGCTCGCAGGAATCGATCCGGATTTTCATCGCAACGATCTATGGCATGCTATTGAAAATGGTTTCTTTCCTGAATATGAATTAGGCGTTCAAATACTAGATGAACAAGATGAATTTAACCTTGGCTTCGATATATTGGATGCGACAAAAATATGGCCTGAGGAAATTATCCCCGTAAAAATAATTGGCAAGATGACCTTGAATCGTAATGTCGATAACTTTTTTGCAGAAACAGAGCAAGTGGCTTTCCATCTAGGGAATGTTGTACCAGGAATCGATTTTACGAATGATCCGTTGCTTCAAGGCCGTTTATTTTCATATTTAGATACACAGTTAATCCGTCTTGGCGGTCCTAATTTTCATGAAATTCCAATTAATAGACCTGTAGTACCTTTCCATAATAATCAGCGTGAAGGATATCATCGTCAAACCATTAATTTGGGGAAAGTCAGTTACCATCGAAATTCTTTAGCGGGAAACACGCCTAGACCTGCTACTCCAGCTGAAGGAGGATATGAAACTTATCAAGAAAAAGTAGAAGGTAGAAAAATTCGTGCAAGAAGTGATAGCTTTAAAGATCATTTTTCACAAGCAACGCTATTCTGGAATAGTATGAGTCCAACTGAAAAAAAACATATTATAGATGCATTCAGCTTTGAACTTTCTAATGTTAAAAGTGATTCTGTAAAACAACAAGTTGTCGATATGTTTGCTAACGTGAGTTTAGAATTAACGAATTCATTTGCTAAAATTATAGGAGCAAATCCTCCAACTTCGGGTGGTTCAACTGTCACACAGTCTTCGCCAGCACTCAGTATGGAGAATACGATATTTAGTCCAAAGACTCTCACTGTTGCCGTCATTGTTACAGATGGCTTTAACGGTCCAAATTTGAAATTTGTATTGAATCGTTTGACAGCCGAAGGGATTATGCCAAAAATCATCAGTGAAAAGATTGGTGTAGTTGAAGGAACAGACGGAATAGGAATAAAAGCAGACTATACTTTTTTAACAGCAAAATCTGTGCAATTTGACTCCGTTTACCTAGTAAACGCTAGTAACGACAGCCAGAAGTTTAATCAGCTTGCTGCTAATTTTATTGACCAAGCATATTCTCACTATAAACCAATTGGAGCAAATGCTGGGGTTAAAAACTGGATGGAATTAAATAATTTTGTTGGAAAACCAGGCGTAGTTATCGAGACTGATACAGAACAATTCACAACTGATTTGATAAATGCTATTACTAAACAACGCTTCTGGAAGAGAACTGTTATTTAA
- a CDS encoding MbtH family NRPS accessory protein, whose translation MENKILDDSYKVVVNAEEQYALWPLHLHNPSGWSNAGKSGTKAECLTFVNEVWCDLTPLSLRQV comes from the coding sequence ATGGAGAACAAAATTCTAGATGACAGCTATAAAGTAGTTGTCAATGCAGAGGAGCAATACGCTTTATGGCCATTGCACCTTCATAATCCATCTGGCTGGAGTAATGCTGGGAAGAGTGGTACTAAAGCAGAATGCCTGACTTTCGTGAATGAAGTCTGGTGTGACTTGACACCGCTAAGCTTGCGACAAGTATGA
- a CDS encoding polysaccharide deacetylase family protein — MFNSKLSKVLTVFALFGTLFSNSLMPNAIAADANCPNGYVGLTFDDGPNASNTTNLLNALNQAGLRATMFNLGQNAQNNPSLVQAQVAAGMWVGNHSYSHPHMTTLNSSQMSSQITMTQQAIQAATGAAPKLFRPPYGETNATLRSIQAQNGLTEVLWNVDSQDWNGATTAQIVAAVGQLQNGDIILMHDQYQTTLQAIPQISQNLKNRGLCSGMISTSTGRAVAPEGTGTTNPITVTKKEAESMTKSGQYTGNISSPFTGVALYANNDSVKYTQNFTTGTHSFSLRGASNNSNMARVDLKIGGQLKGTFYYGGSNPAVYTINNVSHGTGNQEIELIVTADNGTWDAYIDYLEIQ, encoded by the coding sequence TTGTTTAACTCAAAACTAAGTAAAGTACTAACAGTGTTTGCTCTTTTTGGTACGTTATTTTCTAATTCACTTATGCCTAATGCTATTGCTGCAGATGCAAACTGTCCAAACGGTTATGTAGGTTTGACATTTGATGATGGACCCAATGCAAGTAATACGACAAATCTGCTTAATGCATTGAATCAAGCTGGTTTACGAGCAACAATGTTTAACCTTGGGCAAAACGCCCAAAATAATCCATCATTAGTGCAAGCTCAAGTGGCTGCTGGTATGTGGGTAGGAAATCACTCCTATTCTCATCCCCATATGACTACGTTAAACAGCTCTCAGATGTCTTCACAAATCACAATGACACAACAAGCAATCCAAGCAGCTACAGGAGCTGCACCGAAGTTATTCCGTCCGCCTTATGGTGAGACCAATGCTACTTTGAGGTCCATACAGGCACAAAATGGTCTTACTGAAGTATTGTGGAATGTTGACTCCCAAGATTGGAATGGAGCTACTACTGCACAGATCGTAGCAGCCGTTGGTCAATTGCAAAACGGTGACATAATTCTGATGCATGACCAATACCAAACTACGCTTCAAGCTATTCCGCAGATCTCACAGAACCTTAAGAACCGTGGTCTATGTTCGGGAATGATCTCTACGAGCACAGGGAGAGCGGTTGCTCCAGAAGGAACAGGAACCACTAATCCAATTACAGTTACAAAAAAAGAAGCAGAGAGTATGACGAAAAGTGGGCAGTACACAGGTAATATTAGTTCGCCGTTCACTGGAGTTGCTTTATACGCTAACAATGATTCAGTAAAATACACACAAAATTTCACGACAGGTACCCATAGTTTTTCACTTCGTGGTGCTTCGAATAACTCAAATATGGCCAGAGTTGACTTGAAGATCGGTGGACAGTTGAAGGGTACCTTCTATTACGGAGGGAGTAATCCAGCAGTCTATACTATAAATAATGTCAGTCATGGAACTGGAAATCAAGAGATCGAACTTATTGTCACAGCTGATAATGGAACATGGGATGCTTACATTGACTATTTAGAGATACAGTAA
- a CDS encoding AI-2E family transporter, producing MLKLNHFIKLCLAVFMILAIVYVGTLVDFVFKPILSLVTNITIPLMLSVFFYYLLLPIVNWMEKKKINRGLSILLIYLFIAFLLIGFFIGVWPTARTQMLNLFNNAPNLLNSLNEQLKEIEQSGFLADFFPSDVSPLTQITNYLNKGVTLLTNYVTGLFSVISNVAIVLFIFPVILFYMLKESGGFSDKLVRLTPKRFQSDATDVVTDINQSLSNFIVGRVLINLALGVLMYIGFLFIGLPYALLLTVVAVIMNFIPFIGAILSAIPILIIGFIESPSTAIWSLVIILVAQQIQDNLIAPYIFGKQLDIHPITTIVIVLIGGDLAGIIGMLLIIPVYMIIKIIVLKVYELFIKQKWENA from the coding sequence TTGTTAAAGCTTAATCATTTTATTAAATTATGTCTTGCTGTATTTATGATATTGGCAATCGTGTATGTTGGTACGCTTGTTGATTTTGTATTTAAACCGATTTTATCGTTGGTAACCAACATAACGATTCCATTAATGTTATCTGTTTTTTTCTATTATTTGCTTCTTCCAATAGTAAATTGGATGGAAAAGAAAAAAATTAACCGAGGTTTATCAATTCTACTAATCTATTTGTTTATAGCATTTCTATTGATTGGTTTTTTTATTGGGGTGTGGCCAACCGCCCGTACGCAAATGTTGAACTTGTTTAACAACGCTCCAAACTTATTAAACTCATTGAATGAACAATTGAAAGAGATTGAGCAAAGTGGATTTTTAGCAGACTTTTTCCCATCAGATGTTAGCCCTTTAACACAAATTACCAATTACTTGAATAAAGGGGTTACGTTATTAACGAATTATGTAACAGGACTATTTTCAGTTATTTCTAATGTCGCAATTGTATTATTTATATTCCCTGTTATTCTGTTCTACATGCTGAAAGAAAGCGGTGGATTCTCAGATAAATTGGTTAGATTGACTCCGAAAAGATTTCAATCAGATGCCACAGATGTCGTAACAGATATTAATCAGTCGCTTAGTAATTTTATCGTCGGCAGAGTACTGATCAATTTAGCACTTGGAGTTCTCATGTACATTGGTTTTCTTTTTATTGGCCTACCTTATGCACTGTTACTTACAGTCGTGGCTGTTATTATGAACTTTATTCCATTTATCGGTGCTATCTTGTCGGCTATTCCAATTCTAATCATCGGATTCATTGAATCGCCGTCCACCGCAATTTGGTCTCTTGTCATTATTCTCGTAGCACAGCAAATTCAAGATAATCTTATTGCGCCTTATATTTTCGGTAAACAGTTGGATATCCATCCAATAACAACGATCGTAATCGTCTTAATTGGAGGAGATCTGGCCGGCATCATAGGCATGTTATTGATTATTCCTGTATATATGATCATCAAAATTATTGTACTTAAAGTATATGAACTGTTCATCAAACAGAAATGGGAAAATGCCTAA